The following nucleotide sequence is from Paenibacillus andongensis.
TTCAAAAACTATTGACCATCATGAAATTTTTCGCTAGTATGAAATTAGAAATTGAAACAAACAGGATAGGAGGATGGCTATGGATGAGTATCTGTCGGGGTTGACTACGGAAGAGATTAATGAGAAAACGCTGATTATGGATGAATGTACAACGGAACAAATGCTGCGTTTAATGAATGAGCTGGATGCTGGGGTTCCCGCTGCAGTGGGAGCAGAAATACCGCAAATTATGAAAGCGGTTGATATTTTGCATCATGTTCTGAAAAACGGTGGCAGAATGTTCTACGTAGGAGCTGGATCTTCTGGCAGACTCGGTGTACTCGACGCTTCTGAATGTCCTCCTACTTTTGGAATTGACCCCATGCTGGTGCAAGGTCATATCGCCGGTGGCGATGGGGCACTAAGGACTGCAGTTGAAGGATTTGAAGACAATGCGGAGGAGGGGATCGCACTCATTGAACGGTGCGGTGTGACTGACAAGGATGCTGTTATTGGAATTACGGCCAGTGGAAGCGCACAATTCGTCATTGCCAGTTTGCAAAAAGCAAAGGACATTGGTGCAGCAACGATCGGCGTAGTGAATAACAAAAATTCAAAATTAGAGCCTGTCTGTGATGTATGTATTGCGCCAGTAGTTGGGCCGGAAGCGATTATGGGATCTACCCGATTGAAAGCGGGGACAGCACAGAAGCTGGTTCTTAACATGCTGACGACCTGTACGATGGTGAAGCTAGGAAAGACGTATAACAACCTCATGGTAGACATGAAGGCAAGCAATATCAAATTGTATGATCGTTCTGTTCGCATCATTAGGGCAGCAACAGGGGTAGATGAGGAGTGCGCTATTGCCCATTTAGAAAGCGCTTCCATGAATTGCAAATTAGCAATTATGATGATAAAAACCGGTCTGAGTGCAGCAGAGGCAGAACAAGCCTTGCATCAATGCGACGGCCGCTTGAAAACAGCCATACTTACTTTTAGTAAAGTTGTGTGAAATATTAAAAAAGGAGAGACTTTGAGCTACGCTCAAAGATCCCAAAGCGGAGAGACTTTGAGCTACGCTCAAAGATCCCTATATTAGGAGGTCTATTTTCATGAAAAGAAGAATGCCTGTATTAGCATCCGTTGTAGCTTTAACTATGGCTTTAACAGCTTGTGGTGGCGGCAATTCCGGTACGAAAGCAACAACAACACCAGCAGGAACAACTGCTCCAGCGGCTTCTGCCGGCGCCTCAACAGCTAAAGACACAATCACAGCTTTGCTGCCGCCGGTTTCACCGAACTACCAGAAAACTTTCGAACAAATGTCGAAAGACTTCACAGCATTGTATCCAAACCTGACTTTGAAAATCGAACCGGCAAGCTGGGAAGATATGAAACAGAAATTGGATACGCAAGTGAATGCAGGCAGCCCGCCGGATATTGCGTTCGGAGGCTCTGACGGCATCCCTAAATATCTGCAGCAAGGTTTGCTCATGGAC
It contains:
- the murQ gene encoding N-acetylmuramic acid 6-phosphate etherase, giving the protein MDEYLSGLTTEEINEKTLIMDECTTEQMLRLMNELDAGVPAAVGAEIPQIMKAVDILHHVLKNGGRMFYVGAGSSGRLGVLDASECPPTFGIDPMLVQGHIAGGDGALRTAVEGFEDNAEEGIALIERCGVTDKDAVIGITASGSAQFVIASLQKAKDIGAATIGVVNNKNSKLEPVCDVCIAPVVGPEAIMGSTRLKAGTAQKLVLNMLTTCTMVKLGKTYNNLMVDMKASNIKLYDRSVRIIRAATGVDEECAIAHLESASMNCKLAIMMIKTGLSAAEAEQALHQCDGRLKTAILTFSKVV